In Megalops cyprinoides isolate fMegCyp1 chromosome 8, fMegCyp1.pri, whole genome shotgun sequence, the genomic stretch CCAGAGTCGTACGGATGTTTATACTTACAAGTCATTGGGCTTAAATGTTGTTTATCAGATAATTGAATAAGCTAGTAATTTGAAACAGCAAGAATGCAGAATACCTAAAGGAAAAACCTGGAGAGAATCGGATTCATTTCCCTCTGGCTAACCCCATTACAACTCCTTATTCCAAAAAAGTTGTTTCGAGggtagtattttttttataagtAGTATATATATTCTATTTCAGTGATGGCAGAGTGGGTGAAAGGAAGGGACGTTGTTTCGGAGTTTCTGGTTCAGAACCCGCACCTTACGCAGTGGATGGAGTCTCTTAGGGGTTACTGTGAAACCAATAAGCAGTGGCGCGCTAGGCAGGAGTTCATCCTGCGCAACATAGAGACTTTCCCCTCCATCATACCGGGCGTCTACAGCCCTAGCCTGgaccacctcctctccctctccatggTCTGGGCTAACCACGTATTTCTGCGCTGCCGGTGAGTGAAGCTATCTGTTCACCAGTCTGGCAAACTCAACTGGGCTTGTATGATGTTACTAATCGTCTATGTTCAACTCAATTGTATTGTGGATTTAGATGACTGAGATTACGGTTGCCTGGGGTCATTGTTTGTATCTTATAGCTAGGGTTTGTTTATCAAATTATATCTGTATTATGGGCTCAGTTAAGGCCAGTGGAGCAGTGCACCTGCTTGCACATGAACAAAATGCTGAATATGCATTGTTTGCATGTAGATACCCCCCGGGGCTTATGCAGAAGGTTTTGGAGATGGCAGAAGGGATTGTTATTCAAGAGGTTCCAGTCCGACAAACGAGGGATGAAAtcatggaaaagaaagaggaacaaCCCGTCAGGTATGGTCCAAGACATGCTATCAGTCTATTCATCTGTTCACTCGTCTGTCTGACCAGCCATCCATGCATCTAAGCTGCATACGAGTGCATCTTTTTTGGTAATGGTAATGGCGTCATTGATTGTTTCTGCCATGTGCGTTTTGATGTTACTGTGTTCAGCTGGGTTGGCTGTCAGTTTTGATGGAGTGATTTGGGGTACGCCTCATGGCTGGTGATTTTGAAATCAAGTGTAAACCCTGCCCACCTGGCATCAGTGTGCAAAATAAGTGCACCCTATACTAATGGAATCCATGCCAGAGTTCTGGGAAATGCTGTATTGATTTGGGAGAAATGAAACTTGCAGCACCACAGCTATTCTGTCATCAGCTCCTGCATTCCTTCTGTCCTCCATCAAGAAGGTTTTGGTTGGTACTGGGAGGTTCtggttctgtctgtgttcttaTGCTGACTATGGATGTTCTATTTTGGACCATACCCACTCGAGAATGTTCACTGCCACCCAGGAAATCATAACACTTGTAGCTGGAACAGAGGCACAGACTTAACTTTAAATGTGATGTGCATCAAATTGACTATCTATATATAGGAAATCAATATGGAGAAAATCTGTGGTCACACTCTTCCCTTTTCCTACTTCCTGTTGTCTCCTGTTACCACCTTCTTGGGTGTTCAGTGGAGGTAGTCCTAGAATAGGGTTATTTCATCCTATCTTTAAATCTGCATAAGAGTCCTGTCACTTGTGATGAGGGTATGCTGCATGGGAGtggatatttttgttattgttttactgtaaaCCATGGTAGGTCTCTTTTaagctgcagctgtgcagaaatTTAGATGCCTCACCACTGTTTCCTGTTTGACAAATTAATGTGTGCGTCACTCaaataaagaacagaaatgacagaCAACACCTTGGCATTAACGTGTGAGGACCGAAATAATGACTTACCAGTGCATGGTACTCGTTACATGCAGTCTTTCTGCTGGTCATTTGCAGCAGAAGTGATTCAGCCTACACCCCCAGAAGCCTTGCAGAGCTGCATTATTAATCACAGTGGAGGTGCAGGAGATACTGTTAATGTTTATCCACAGGATGCCTCTTTGATGTTGTTGGCAGGCAGGGAGACTGACAGCTCCATGAAGAAGCTGAAGACAGGAGGTAGTGAAGCAGAAAGTAACAGTGGTGTGAGGGCTGTGGGACGGGCAGGAGGGGCTGTGCCGTCTAAAACAGGCCCGCCACCCCAAGCCCCTGCGGAACAGCAGCCCTTCTTCAATCGTCTCTACAAGTCGGTGGCCTGGAAGCTGGTGTCGGCCGGGGGCTTTGGCCCCAACCTGGACCACTTTGACATCCTGAGAGCCTGCGTGGAGGCATCCAAGGCTAGCTTAATCTGCGTGTTCGTGCCTCTAAGAGACATCCCTGACCTGCCTGCTGGTTGTGCCCAGCGCGAGGGCCAAGTGTGTGAGCTACGTTGCCGCACAGTATATATGGGCACGGGCTACGGCCGGGACGAGGACAGCGCCCGGGCCATGGCATCTAAGGAGGCGCTGAAGGTCTTCCAGGGTCGCAAGGTGACAGTGCGGATATGCCGACGTCGATACCAGGGCCGGGATGTGGAGGACTTGGTCCTGCTGGACGAGCAGGCAAGGAGTTCtgccctcccccctgccctcagtTACCCCTTTCCGCCAGAGCAGCCTGtgactccgcccccctagcACAGACTACCACCAACACCCCCACAGAGACCTGCATCACACCCTTTGTTGGTTGCACGTGGTGTAAGTTTAAAAAAGACATAGGTGCCAACCATCACTGTGCCATCAGAGGGCACTGTGGGCAGCTATCCAGTTGGCTGCTAGGGAAGGCAGATGTTGGCCCAGAGTGGTGGTTAATGGTTAAATTCAGGTATTCTTTTAAATGAGGCTCGGTATTATGCTTCCCTCCCCTTAGGAGTTTCAGACTGCAGCAGAATTTATGACAAAGCTGTTTAGAGCGATGTGTTGCTGTTCAGTGAAGCCAATGGGTATTTATGCAGTTGGCCAAATACACAGAGAACAAATTattcccccaaccccccttgAATTTGGACCGAGGGTTTTTGGAGTGGGGCTAAGTCTGAAACAGTTTGTGTGAAACAGTTCCTTATTAAAGGAACTGGTTTATTAAAATTCTCATTTTTGGTGTTATTTTACAAAGTTTTAAtctttatttccctttttccattttttgtttatgaGCACCACAGAGTTTGAGTTAGATGATCTATGTGATCCACAAAAAATCTATATGAAACATTAAGTTGAAAATACGAATTTTGAAAGGGAATGTCTGAGCATATGCAGCAACAGGGCAGCAGTTATGTCGCTCCAAATTGGCCAGTTTGGCCAGTGCACTATAGGATATTACACCATACTAAAATGACCAAACAAATGTTCATCCATTGATCTGAAGGGATTTTATGAAGCTTATCACTGCGGGAAATGTGTGATTAgatctgagtatgtgtgtagcaggtcaaaaagttaaatattaaatacgATTTTGGTCACTGGTCTTTGAGTGTCTTGAGTACTgtattgactgtttttttgtcaAGTCAGCAGTTCTGTGTTCCAGTTATTGTTTTATGCATAGACATCATGAGAGACCATCAAAAATACTGTTCCTTGTTTCATGCTTAGGTCTTCACTTTGAAATACAGCTTCCAGTGACATCTTGCTTTGGCTTCAAGCTGCAAGAAGATGCTGTAATTAACAGATGGATGAGACAACATCTAATTGATGCATTTCTCAGGGTTTAACCCAGACTGCTGTGGAGCAGGGCTGAATTTTACCCTATATGTACCATTGTCTCTGAGGTTGCCTTCAGCCAAAGAGGCTGTTTTTCAATTTGGTGTGCTTTAACTTTGGTTGATGACAGTTCTTCtggtgattgttttttttaaatataatttttattaatatatttaagaGGCTGAGTACCCCGTGCTTTCTGACAGGTGGCATTGTTGCTGGTAGTGTCATTATTCAGCCTGCAGGCTGCTTTATGTGTGGCTTTTCTCTAGTTCCTCACATTATGTTCTCCATGCTCATGTAACTCAGTGACTGTCTCCCTCCACAGGGCTGTGCACCTCTGAACTATACTCATGTTtctacattttgtaaataaatctAGTTTGAAAGACGcttgtttgtgtgctgttgaTTCAATCTttagccagcagagggcagaaggACAAAGCACATACATGTTACATTGAATCAGAGCCACAGTAGTGGTCTGGCTCCTAAAACAAGTTGTTAGGAATGTCtaaaaggaatttaaaaagTCAGTGTTTTTCTACTCATTGACAAGCGAGCAAGATTGAGCAAGACCAAGGTCAGATCCAGAGTGCAAATGACTTGTGTTCTCATCTACATTTTGAAGTGTAAAGCAGGTACTCCTAATATAAGGCATTATTGCAGAATTccactgaaaatatgaattttaatgttcTGCTGTGTACATTCTGCAGGGTAGCATAGTGCTAAGAAGCaaggctcataaccgaaaggttgcttatttgattcctcactggggtactgctgttatacccttaggcaaggtacttaacccagaactgcctcagtgaatatctggctgtataaatgggcaacatgtaagaaattgtaacctatgcaagtcactctagACAAGAtcgtttgctaaatgacaatattgtaatgtgaaTCTGAAAGGTAACAGACCAAAGGGCTCAAGGGGTCAGCAGAGACTCCATTTCTTAGTAAAATGTAACAGtttgcaaaatatgtaaaatattccaATTTGTATCTTCTGTCATTTATTGTAGAGTATAATTAATAGCATTAAATTAACTGCAATTTCAGTTGTAACGGGTTAACTGAAATGGACAGATTTTTTGACATGTTGCTCAAACCTGGGCAGCATTGAAATGTGAGGATTTAGAGCAAAATGAATACCTGTTGTAGTTGCTAGCAAGCTGAGTTACTGCTTTTTCAGTCACTGGCTGTATTGACGGAAGTGTAAATCCTATCCTTGCTTTGAAATGGTTGATGGTCGAGAGATGCAGACGTCATATCCCGATATTTGCTGAAGGGACCCCGGGGACAACGGTGAGAAATCACAGGttcttttcagtgtttgctCTCGTAGAGCATCATGGTTCATGACAAAATTTTTGAGTCACTTTATATGCATGTGTGGTAGCACATTATGACCATTGATCACATGTAATGGTAGACAAATTAACTGTActggttcattttcatttttctaccTCAATACACAGGGCATACCTCACTTGTGTTTTATGTGCTCCCTGTGCCTACAGAGTTCAGACCTCAGAGGGAACATGACATCCTCTTTAAAGATGtaatcattaatcattttcTTGCTAATTGCATGAGGCTATGAGAGtttaatctaaaatgtaatatttatgaaatggatGCTCAgtctttggttttattttaactcCACAAAGCCTataaaattacagttttgttgTTACACACAATAGAAACTGACCCTCTTTCTATTCTACCTTTTCATGACCACAAGGTTTGTGGGCACATTTGTTAAAACATTGGTTAAGATTCATCGATATTTACTTCAGTAAAGTATGCAGCCATTGGTTCATCCCTATTGCCTGACTGCTGCCACAATAATATGGTGGCTTAGGCACAAAAATGGTCTTAACCATAGGCTGACATTGGAAAGCTGCAATCCTTTATCACAAaaacagtgtggcacagtggttagTAGTAGAGCCCGACCAATAAATCGGCGTGCCGATATGAACTAATTGCAGAAAAATCGGTATGGGCGTTTATAACGGtcgataaatgacaattaaaaaagaagcagagagacgGAATatggatccttcaaccatgttatgagtgaGTAGTTGAgtagtttgtccaccagagggcacactgcaactccactgtttGCAACACACGTGTTTGGAACGCcgcaaatcacaacaatcagctcACGGAAGCAGAGGCGAGCAGAGTAGCCCAGGACGGAGATGATCTGTGTTCATGataaattgataattgtcacgtgAAACACattactttaataataataatccccatcacttctcctcttagcctaaataagcctgacaacgttcctgtcagccatgcctggttttgctgcagtaacgtgaaagccggtaccgtcagtcaaacatcaaaattagGCTACGTTTAACGTTAcggtagttgagtggtgtaggctaagctgttgacagactttattgtaggtttatttttgaaacagtgtggcagttctagcgaGTAAACAACGGTCCTATCATTTCTACCTTGTCATTTCTAAAAATTTCTCTGGCAACATCGCTTACAGCGGCTTATAACactgtccattgctaaattaggttacccacaaagctagctaatgccatgtttatcagtggaagaccaCTAACGTTAATGAGCGGTTAAACTATagcgtttaacttattctgcctaaatgaagctgtggtaaatatatctgcgactcgcatgtctgtagttactgtagttacagtcggtgcattggaaattatcAACTCTTTCGCGCGTAccgtcacactggtgtgattagccgtttagctCGTATGgtaaaactggtgcaattagaacactagattggagaaattctagctaattttagcttcgaggaaacagcgatttaactctaaaaatatagcaaatgctaacttaaaaatatgagaagcttaataatgctaatgaaaacatagcgaacgatgtaacgtaacacgcgcgctacaaaaaaaaagtacgAAAAGTTTCCTTAGGAAacccattgacagaaaaaagggaaacccTGTGAAAGTTCCGATGTTCGCAAGTTCTTACATCACCTCATTTATGTTCTCTACAGCTACAGGAAATGTGGTTTAGTCATTGTTtgacaaaaa encodes the following:
- the LOC118782098 gene encoding CDKN2A-interacting protein; protein product: MAEWVKGRDVVSEFLVQNPHLTQWMESLRGYCETNKQWRARQEFILRNIETFPSIIPGVYSPSLDHLLSLSMVWANHVFLRCRYPPGLMQKVLEMAEGIVIQEVPVRQTRDEIMEKKEEQPVRYGRETDSSMKKLKTGGSEAESNSGVRAVGRAGGAVPSKTGPPPQAPAEQQPFFNRLYKSVAWKLVSAGGFGPNLDHFDILRACVEASKASLICVFVPLRDIPDLPAGCAQREGQVCELRCRTVYMGTGYGRDEDSARAMASKEALKVFQGRKVTVRICRRRYQGRDVEDLVLLDEQARSSALPPALSYPFPPEQPVTPPP